The proteins below are encoded in one region of Paenibacillus sp. YYML68:
- a CDS encoding ABC transporter permease, which produces MWRRSKPYVMLLPAVAVITALFFGGVNEGLLQSLGWLPGAGRPQLSVEAYRSIFSSEAFWHSLLVTLRVALLSTVLSAVLGSAMALGLLLLLLKAPSRRVAIWRSVLQLPLTVPHLAGAYMIYVLLSQSGTLSRVSYMLGLTTELSQFPILVHDPHGIGIIAAYTWKEAPFIMLVLIPVLLRIRDSWYHEARMLGAGSAAFIKEIVWPLITPALGMASFIVFAFTFSAFEVPYVLGVTYPKLLAVLAYERYNGAFLDRPEAMAIGLVLVLVPALLGVLGYGLLVRRRSDARKRWV; this is translated from the coding sequence ATGTGGCGAAGAAGTAAGCCTTACGTGATGCTGCTTCCAGCGGTAGCCGTCATCACGGCGCTCTTCTTCGGAGGCGTGAATGAAGGTTTGCTGCAGAGCCTGGGGTGGCTGCCAGGTGCAGGACGGCCGCAGCTATCTGTGGAGGCGTACCGATCGATCTTCAGCTCCGAGGCGTTCTGGCACTCGTTGCTCGTCACGCTTCGCGTCGCGCTGCTGTCCACTGTGCTCTCAGCCGTGCTTGGCAGCGCCATGGCGCTAGGCTTGTTGTTGCTGCTGCTTAAGGCTCCATCCCGCCGCGTAGCGATATGGCGAAGCGTGCTGCAGCTCCCGCTGACGGTTCCTCATCTGGCAGGAGCCTATATGATCTACGTGCTGCTCTCGCAGAGCGGAACATTATCCAGGGTGAGCTATATGCTCGGTCTGACGACCGAGCTGTCGCAGTTCCCGATCCTCGTGCACGATCCGCATGGCATCGGCATTATTGCAGCGTATACGTGGAAGGAGGCGCCGTTCATCATGCTCGTTCTGATCCCCGTACTGCTCCGCATTCGCGACTCGTGGTATCACGAAGCCCGGATGCTGGGCGCAGGCTCCGCTGCATTTATTAAGGAGATCGTGTGGCCCTTGATAACTCCAGCACTGGGTATGGCTTCGTTCATCGTATTCGCCTTCACGTTCTCGGCCTTCGAGGTTCCTTACGTACTCGGCGTGACTTATCCGAAGCTGCTGGCGGTACTTGCGTATGAACGATACAACGGAGCGTTCTTAGACCGGCCGGAGGCGATGGCGATTGGCCTTGTGCTCGTTCTCGTTCCAGCTCTGCTAGGCGTCCTTGGGTATGGGCTGCTGGTTCGGCGTCGGTCGGACGCACGCAAGAGGTGGGTATGA
- a CDS encoding ABC transporter permease: MIRRSLLRSLLLTLGLLLVAVMMAMPFVTLLPSSLYAVLPWPQLIPEHVSARAWRYLLAPASNTGEAVLTSIIIAVCVTAINLVLAIPAADALARHTLRGKRAIEALLYAPIVLPAFVSVMGAHLTFIRFGLTESIIGVILAHLSPSLPYMIRALTISFSTLSFAWEEQAAMLGAGPLARLRYVVWPHIRQGVAAGAALSMLVSLSQYLITFLVGGGQVMTLPILLLPFASGGDSSIAAAYTIVFAVLAAATLGLMNVWLRRYDKLQ, from the coding sequence ATGATAAGAAGATCGCTTCTGCGCAGCTTGCTCCTTACATTGGGGCTCTTGCTGGTGGCGGTTATGATGGCGATGCCATTCGTAACACTGCTGCCCTCCTCGCTATATGCCGTCCTGCCGTGGCCTCAGCTTATACCGGAGCACGTGTCGGCTCGTGCATGGCGCTACCTGTTAGCTCCGGCCTCCAATACCGGTGAAGCGGTACTGACGAGCATCATCATTGCTGTGTGCGTGACCGCGATTAACCTCGTGCTTGCGATTCCTGCAGCTGATGCATTAGCTCGACATACGCTCCGTGGTAAAAGGGCGATCGAGGCGCTCCTGTATGCACCCATCGTGCTGCCTGCGTTCGTCTCTGTGATGGGCGCGCATCTGACATTCATCCGATTCGGCTTGACGGAGTCGATCATCGGTGTCATTCTCGCTCATCTGTCTCCGTCCCTTCCCTATATGATCCGAGCGCTTACGATCAGCTTCAGCACGCTCAGCTTCGCGTGGGAGGAGCAAGCGGCCATGCTAGGCGCGGGACCGCTCGCAAGGCTCCGCTACGTCGTCTGGCCGCATATTCGGCAAGGGGTGGCGGCGGGCGCAGCGCTCAGCATGCTCGTGTCGCTTAGTCAATATCTCATCACCTTCCTCGTCGGGGGCGGCCAAGTGATGACGCTGCCGATCCTGCTGCTGCCGTTCGCCAGTGGAGGTGACTCGAGCATAGCTGCTGCATATACGATCGTCTTCGCTGTGCTCGCCGCGGCGACGCTTGGCTTGATGAATGTATGGCTGAGAAGATATGATAAGCTGCAATGA
- a CDS encoding ABC transporter ATP-binding protein has product MEDLYIERLTKAYTSGSSGKSEASTFALQSVTLHIPKGERFTIVGPSGCGKTTLLKCIAGLIAPDEGAIIYGSRPLHHVPAEKRGFGMIFQQPMLFPHMTVLDNVAFGLKLKGWSKQARYAAARELLAAVALTGFEARYPAELSGGQQQRVAFARAIVNEPTVLLLDEPFSALDPGIRSELRQLLNELQQRYRFTMVLVTHDRDEAFELSDRIALMNEGTVLQIGHPMELYAQPVNRVAARLVGAGTLIEGVLEDARFRSSRNADFSVTLSCNDVAQPASAARGWLVLPPERVRRAVDAELEALRATVLRVHWRQGMYELQLDVQGEIIRMNELSYGQEPPLVGSVMLVCITSGPLHVIPMEHAQ; this is encoded by the coding sequence ATGGAGGATTTATACATCGAACGATTAACGAAAGCCTACACGAGCGGCTCGAGTGGCAAGTCTGAGGCTTCAACCTTCGCCCTGCAGTCGGTGACGCTGCATATCCCCAAGGGGGAACGATTCACGATCGTCGGACCTTCCGGCTGTGGCAAGACGACGCTGCTCAAGTGTATCGCCGGACTCATAGCGCCAGATGAAGGAGCAATCATATACGGTAGTCGTCCCCTGCATCATGTCCCTGCGGAAAAGCGGGGCTTCGGCATGATTTTTCAGCAGCCGATGCTGTTCCCGCATATGACCGTCCTCGATAACGTCGCCTTCGGATTGAAGCTGAAGGGCTGGAGTAAGCAGGCACGCTACGCTGCTGCTCGCGAGCTGCTTGCAGCAGTCGCGCTTACAGGCTTCGAGGCGAGGTATCCAGCCGAGCTGAGCGGCGGGCAGCAGCAGCGGGTCGCGTTCGCCCGTGCGATCGTGAACGAGCCGACCGTGCTACTGCTCGATGAGCCGTTCAGCGCGCTCGACCCCGGCATTCGCAGCGAGCTGCGTCAGCTGCTGAACGAGCTGCAGCAGCGGTATCGCTTCACGATGGTGCTCGTCACGCATGATCGTGACGAAGCCTTCGAGCTGTCCGATCGGATCGCGCTTATGAATGAGGGGACGGTGCTGCAGATCGGACACCCAATGGAGCTATACGCACAGCCTGTGAATCGAGTAGCGGCGCGACTGGTCGGCGCAGGCACCTTGATCGAAGGAGTGCTCGAGGATGCACGCTTTCGCAGCAGCCGCAATGCGGACTTCAGCGTTACGCTGTCTTGCAACGATGTAGCTCAGCCTGCTTCGGCCGCAAGAGGCTGGCTGGTCCTGCCTCCGGAGCGTGTGCGCAGAGCTGTCGACGCGGAACTGGAAGCTCTGCGTGCAACGGTGCTGCGTGTACACTGGAGACAGGGCATGTACGAGCTGCAACTGGACGTACAGGGCGAGATCATCAGAATGAACGAGCTGTCTTATGGCCAGGAGCCGCCTCTTGTCGGCAGCGTCATGCTGGTGTGCATCACCTCCGGTCCGCTGCATGTGATCCCGATGGAGCATGCGCAATAA
- a CDS encoding CDP-alcohol phosphatidyltransferase family protein: MLDTHGRKYVQPIIGHTAKRMIQLGLTPNQVTWAAFIIGVTTGGFIYFDMPMIAVLVLWLSGYLDAVDGSMARMKQQSSAWGTLLDITFDRIVELSVIVGLAMRFPQAAFLLLLLTSSIVFSMTVFLTVGALSEKKGMKSFYYQAGLAERTEGFILFTIMIMVPNWLLWTTGLFLLVEIFTAMQRMLEARRLLKE; encoded by the coding sequence GTGCTCGATACACATGGAAGAAAGTATGTACAGCCGATCATCGGCCACACCGCTAAGCGGATGATTCAGCTCGGTTTGACCCCGAATCAAGTGACGTGGGCAGCGTTCATCATCGGTGTAACGACAGGCGGCTTCATATACTTCGATATGCCAATGATCGCAGTGCTCGTCTTATGGCTGTCAGGCTATCTGGATGCAGTGGATGGATCGATGGCCCGTATGAAGCAGCAGTCGAGTGCGTGGGGCACGCTGCTTGATATTACGTTCGACCGTATTGTCGAGCTGTCCGTTATCGTAGGCCTCGCCATGCGCTTCCCGCAGGCGGCTTTCTTGCTGCTGCTGCTGACGTCATCGATTGTGTTCTCGATGACGGTGTTCTTGACTGTAGGCGCACTGTCGGAGAAGAAGGGGATGAAGTCGTTCTATTACCAGGCAGGGCTTGCGGAGCGCACGGAAGGCTTTATTTTATTTACCATTATGATAATGGTTCCGAATTGGCTGCTATGGACGACGGGCTTGTTCCTCTTGGTCGAAATATTTACAGCGATGCAGCGGATGCTTGAGGCAAGGCGTTTGCTTAAGGAGTAA
- a CDS encoding Crp/Fnr family transcriptional regulator has product MMDKLWYLSKISLFETLPEEDLQEIDRMAPMTHFNKLPKGTMVQTPERTREGLFFLKEGKLRLYKLNAEGKQFTAAILGPGNMFGEMDSFSFGTGGLYIETLEETLICSVLKEHFEQFLSKRPQLAMKLLKELSSLLKERDELLLKLALGTIRERVLHLLLKLSDQFGIEEEEMLRIDIALTHLEIANMIGATRESVTLALKELARENVVRTSRQSVKVHVQRAAKLLGLG; this is encoded by the coding sequence ATGATGGATAAGCTGTGGTATTTATCGAAGATCAGTCTATTCGAGACACTACCGGAAGAAGATTTGCAGGAGATCGATCGAATGGCGCCCATGACGCACTTTAATAAACTGCCGAAGGGGACGATGGTGCAGACGCCGGAACGAACGAGAGAAGGGTTGTTTTTCCTCAAAGAAGGGAAGCTGAGGCTGTATAAGCTGAACGCCGAGGGGAAGCAGTTCACTGCGGCGATTCTTGGACCTGGCAACATGTTCGGCGAGATGGATTCGTTCTCCTTCGGCACAGGCGGACTGTATATCGAGACGCTGGAGGAGACGCTGATCTGCTCGGTGCTGAAGGAGCACTTCGAGCAGTTCTTGAGCAAGCGTCCGCAGCTGGCGATGAAGCTGCTTAAGGAGCTCAGCTCTCTGTTGAAGGAGCGGGACGAGCTGCTGCTGAAGCTGGCGCTCGGAACGATCCGTGAACGGGTGCTGCATCTGCTGCTGAAGCTGTCCGATCAGTTCGGCATTGAAGAGGAGGAGATGCTTCGGATCGATATTGCACTTACTCATCTGGAGATCGCGAATATGATTGGTGCAACACGCGAATCAGTAACTTTAGCCTTGAAGGAGCTGGCTAGAGAGAATGTGGTCCGCACGAGTCGTCAATCTGTGAAGGTGCACGTGCAGCGGGCGGCCAAGCTTCTCGGTCTCGGCTAG
- a CDS encoding cold-shock protein: MYFRKPSLDQLPHEETKIWCCSKDNCKGWMRDNFAFDVTPTCPLCQAPMESGFKQLPIVDNSNDLRHPKQLKKGVQM, encoded by the coding sequence ATGTATTTTCGTAAACCGTCGTTGGATCAGCTTCCACACGAGGAGACCAAGATTTGGTGCTGCTCGAAAGATAATTGTAAGGGATGGATGCGTGACAATTTCGCATTCGATGTAACCCCGACCTGCCCACTGTGTCAGGCGCCGATGGAGAGCGGCTTCAAGCAGCTGCCAATTGTCGACAATTCGAACGATCTAAGACATCCGAAGCAGCTAAAGAAGGGCGTCCAGATGTAA
- a CDS encoding family 14 glycosylhydrolase yields MLKKSKLLAVLGLAASLVFSAMPVSAAVQGKTMNSSYKSYLMAPLTKVTDWTTFENDLRWAKQNGFYGVTVDFWWGDMEKNGDQQFDFSYAQRFAQAARNAGIKLVPIISTHTCGGNVGDTCNTPIPQWLFNLKTDDSLYFKSESGYINKETLNPLATDVIQTQYSQLYSAFASAMSPYKDVIAKIYLSGGPAGELRFPSYVDGDGSGYPNRGKFQVYTEFAKSKFRSWALAKYGSLAGVNSAWGLSLTSTNQINPPSDGYQFLNNGYNTNYGKDFMLWYQGILEDHAKRIGSAAHSAFDPIFNVPIGAKIAGVHWKYNDPTLPRGAEKPAGYNNYSTLLDAFKTAKLDLTFTCLEMVDSGGAPEYSMPKTLVKEVAGLANAKGITLNGENALPIGNETGYLRSAEMAYNYNFAGFTLLRFYDVVYNNGLMDRYRDILGITPVSHTFIVKGAPTVPGDTVHVVGNRAELGQWDSNYTIALTYNSATADWRGTVVAPAERNVEFKAVIKSSSGTIKSWEPGSNNVWSNVPASPTIYTIQW; encoded by the coding sequence ATGCTCAAGAAGTCCAAGCTTTTAGCAGTGCTCGGTTTAGCTGCGTCACTCGTATTCTCCGCAATGCCAGTAAGCGCAGCAGTACAAGGCAAGACTATGAATTCCAGCTACAAATCGTACTTGATGGCCCCGTTAACGAAGGTGACAGACTGGACAACGTTCGAAAACGACCTTCGCTGGGCGAAGCAGAACGGCTTCTACGGTGTCACCGTCGACTTTTGGTGGGGGGACATGGAGAAGAATGGCGATCAGCAGTTCGATTTTTCGTATGCGCAACGGTTTGCACAAGCAGCTCGCAATGCCGGCATCAAGCTGGTGCCGATCATCTCGACCCACACGTGCGGAGGTAATGTAGGCGATACGTGCAACACCCCCATTCCGCAATGGCTGTTCAACCTGAAGACTGATGACAGTCTTTATTTTAAATCTGAAAGTGGATACATCAATAAAGAAACGTTGAATCCGCTTGCAACCGACGTTATTCAGACGCAGTACAGTCAGCTTTATTCCGCATTCGCCAGCGCGATGTCTCCGTACAAGGATGTAATCGCCAAAATATATTTGTCCGGCGGACCTGCTGGTGAATTGCGATTCCCTTCGTACGTGGACGGCGATGGCAGCGGCTATCCGAATCGTGGCAAGTTCCAGGTGTATACCGAGTTCGCCAAATCCAAGTTCCGTAGCTGGGCACTCGCCAAGTACGGCTCGCTGGCAGGTGTGAATAGCGCGTGGGGCTTGAGCCTTACCTCAACGAACCAGATCAACCCGCCTTCTGACGGCTACCAGTTCCTGAATAACGGCTACAACACGAATTACGGCAAAGACTTCATGCTCTGGTACCAAGGCATTCTGGAGGATCATGCGAAGCGCATCGGCTCAGCAGCACACTCGGCATTCGATCCTATCTTCAACGTTCCGATCGGTGCCAAAATCGCAGGCGTTCACTGGAAATACAACGACCCGACGCTGCCGCGTGGTGCTGAGAAGCCAGCTGGCTACAACAATTATTCGACGCTGCTCGATGCGTTCAAGACAGCGAAGCTGGACTTGACGTTCACTTGCCTTGAGATGGTGGATAGCGGAGGTGCTCCCGAGTACTCCATGCCGAAGACGCTTGTAAAAGAGGTCGCAGGCCTCGCCAACGCCAAGGGCATCACGCTAAATGGAGAGAACGCCTTGCCGATTGGCAACGAAACCGGTTACTTGCGCAGCGCGGAGATGGCATACAACTACAACTTTGCCGGCTTCACTCTTCTCAGATTTTACGATGTGGTCTACAACAACGGCCTTATGGATCGCTATCGCGACATTCTAGGAATTACGCCGGTCAGCCATACATTCATTGTGAAGGGCGCACCGACCGTGCCGGGCGATACGGTTCATGTCGTCGGCAACCGGGCTGAGCTCGGTCAATGGGATTCTAATTATACGATCGCATTAACGTACAATAGCGCAACCGCCGATTGGAGAGGCACAGTCGTTGCCCCAGCCGAACGCAATGTCGAGTTCAAAGCAGTCATCAAGTCGTCATCGGGAACGATCAAGTCTTGGGAGCCTGGCTCCAATAACGTATGGAGCAACGTCCCTGCTTCGCCTACAATCTACACGATCCAGTGGTAA